One Strigops habroptila isolate Jane chromosome 19, bStrHab1.2.pri, whole genome shotgun sequence genomic window carries:
- the LOC115617872 gene encoding olfactory receptor 4D1-like, translated as MEVQNITNPVTEFVLLGFNNSLKIQQFLFTVFFFVYLMTCLGNITILTTAITDYHLHTPMYFFLANLAFTDIAESSVTTPILLSGLLSQHKSVPFKECILHTFLFHFIGGAHIFLLAVMAADRYVAIFKPLQYLTVMNRAVCLGLVVGSWAGGFIHSATQITLLLPLPYCGPNTLDNFHCDVPQVLKVACIDTSLIELLMVSNGGLLLIAIFVLLLISYTVILVQIRRQFTKGKHKALSTCIAQIMAISITFIPAILIYARPFKIFALDKVVSIFFTVLVPVLNPMVYTLRNTEMKKAIRRLVLRALFSEEKGIA; from the coding sequence ATGGAGGTGCAGAACATAACCAATCCTGTGACGGAATTTGTTCTCCTGGGTTTCAACAACAGTCTTAAGATTCAGCAATTCCTCTTCACAGTCTTCTTCTTTGTCTACCTGATGACCTGCTTGGGAAACATCACCATCCTCACCACTGCTATCACTGACTACCACTTGCACACtcccatgtacttcttcctggCCAACTTAGCATTCACAGATATAGCTGAATCATCAGTCACTACTCCCATTCTACTGTCAGgtctcctctcccagcacaaaTCTGTTCCATTCAAGGAGTGCATCCTTCACACGTTTTTGTTCCACTTCATTGGTGGTGCTCATATCTTTCTTCTTGCAGTGATGGCAGCTGATCGCTATGTGGCTATTTTTAAGCCCTTGCAGTACTTGACTGTAATGAACCGTGCAGTGTGTTTAGGTCTAGTGGTAGGGTCATGGGCAGGAGGATTCATTCACTCTGCAACACAGATTACTCTGCTTCTCCCTCTACCTTACTGTGGTCCTAACACCCTGGACAATTTCCACTGTGATGTCCCACAAGTACTGAAAGTAGCCTGCATCGACACCTCCCTGATAGAGCTGCTGATGGTCTCAAATGGTGGACTGCTCCTCATAGCAATTTTTGTCTTGCTGCTCATTTCATACACTGTCATTTTAGTTCAGATAAGGAGGCAATTCACcaaaggaaagcacaaagcTTTGTCTACCTGCATAGCCCAGATAATGGCAATAAGCATAACATTCATTCCAGCAATACTCATCTATGCTCGGCCCTTCAAGATATTTGCACTGGACAAAGtggtctccatcttctttactgTGCTTGTTCCAGTGCTGAATCCTATGGTCTACACCttgagaaatactgaaatgaaaaaggcCATCAGGAGACTTGTTTTGAGGGCTCTGTTCtcagaagaaaagggaatagCTTAA